In one window of Mustelus asterias unplaced genomic scaffold, sMusAst1.hap1.1 HAP1_SCAFFOLD_130, whole genome shotgun sequence DNA:
- the LOC144484883 gene encoding uncharacterized protein LOC144484883, which yields MEKPWKCGDCGKGYRAPSKLEAHRRSHTGERPFTCSQCGKGFTRLSLLQRHQRVHTGERPFSCSQCEKGFSQLSDLQRHQRVHTGERPFTCSQCGKGFTQLSTLRTHERVHTGERPFTCSQCGKGFILLSSLRIHQRVHTGEKPFTCSQCGKGFIQLSSLQKHQQVHTGERPFTCSQCGKGFILLSLLQRHQRVHTGERPFNCSQCGKGFTNSSILRTHERVHTGERPFTCSQCGKRFTQSADLQRHQLRHTRERPFTCSQCGKGFILLSSLRIHQRVHTGEKPFICSQCGKGFTNSSDLRTHQRVHTGERPFTCSQCGKGFTQSSHLQRHQRVHTGERPFNCSQCGKGFTQSSNLQTHQQVHTGERPFTCSQCGKGFRVSSHLLRHQRVHE from the coding sequence atggagaaaccatggaaatgtggggactgtgggaagggatacagagccccatctaagctggaagctcatcgacgcagccacactggggagagaccattcacctgctctcaatgtgggaagggattcactcgattatccctcctgcagagacaccagcgagttcacactggagagaggccattttcctgctctcaatgtgagaagggattcagtcagttatccgacctgcagagacaccagcgagttcacactggggagaggccgttcacctgctctcagtgtgggaagggattcactcaattatccaccctgcggacacatgaacgagttcacactggggagaggccattcacctgctctcagtgtgggaaaggattcattctgttatccagcctgcggatacaccagcgagttcacactggggagaaaccattcacctgctctcagtgtgggaagggattcattcagttatccagcttgcagaaacaccagcaagttcacacaggagagaggccgttcacctgctctcagtgtgggaagggattcattctgttatccctcctgcagagacaccaacgagttcacactggggagaggccattcaactgttctcagtgtgggaagggattcacgaaCTCATCCATCCTGCGGACAcacgaacgagttcacactggggagagaccgttcacctgctctcagtgtgggaagagattcactcagtcagccgacctgcagagacaccagctacgtcacacaagggagaggccgttcacctgctctcagtgtgggaagggattcattctgttatccagcctgcgaatacaccagcgagttcacactggggagaaaccattcatctgctctcagtgtgggaagggattcactaactcatctgatctgcggacacaccagcgagttcacacaggggagaggccgttcacctgctctcagtgtgggaagggattcactcagtcatcccacctgcagagacaccagcgagttcacactggggagagaccattcaactgttctcagtgtgggaagggattcactcagtcatccaacttgcagacacaccagcaagttcacactggggagaggccattcacctgctctcagtgtgggaagggattcagagtttcatcccacctgctgagacaccagcgagttcacgagtga